One window of Panthera tigris isolate Pti1 chromosome C2, P.tigris_Pti1_mat1.1, whole genome shotgun sequence genomic DNA carries:
- the SEMA5B gene encoding semaphorin-5B isoform X3, producing the protein MVFLGPLAVTLLPPSLTLLVFHLSSSQDVVTEPSSEQQLCTLREHPTVAFADLKPWVFNFTYPGARDFSQLALDPSRNQLIVGARNYLFRLSLANVSLLQATEWASNEDTRRSCQSKGKTEEECQNYVRVLIVTGRKVFMCGTNAFSPVCSSRQVGNLSRTIEKINGVARCPYDPRHNSTAVISSQGELYAATVIDFSGRDPAIYRSLGSGPPLRTAQYNSKWLNEPNFVAAYDIGLFAYFFLRENAVEHDCGRTVYSRVARVCKNDVGGRFLLEDTWTTFMKARLNCSRPGEVPFYYNELQSAFHLPEQDLIYGVFTTNVNSIAASAVCAFNLSAISQAFNGPFRSQENPRAAWLPIANPIPNFQCGTLPEVGPNENLTERSLQDAQRLFLMSEAVQPVTPEPCVTQDSVRFSHLVVDLVQAKDTLYHVLYIGTESGTILKALSTTSRSLRGCYLEELHVLPPGRREPLRSLRILHSARALFVGLSDGVLRVPLERCAAYRSQGACLGARDPYCGWDGKQQRCSTLEDSSNMSLWTQNITTCPVRNVTRDGGFGQWSPWQPCEHLDGDNSGSCLCRARACDSPRPRCGGRDCLGPAIHIANCSRNGAWTPWSSWALCSTSCGIGFQVRQRSCSNPAPRHGGRICVGKSREERFCNENTPCPVPIFWASWGSWSKCSSNCGGGVQSRRRSCENGNSCPGCGVEFKTCNPDGCPEVRRNTPWTPWLPVNVTQGGARQEQRFRFTCRAPLPDPHGLQFGRRRTETRTCPADGSGACDTDALVEDLLRSGATSPHSVSGGWAAWGPWSSCSRDCELGFRVRKRTCTNPEPRNGGLPCVGDAAEYQDCNPQACPVRGAWSCWTSWSPCSASCGGGHYQRTRSCTSPAPSPGEDICLGLHTEEALCATQACPEGWSPWSEWSACTEDGVQSRSRHCEELVPGPSTCAGNSSQSRPCPYSEIPVILPASSMEEATSCGGFSLIHLVATGVSCFLGSGLLTLAVYLSCQHCQRQSQESTLVHPATPNHLHYKGGGTPKNEKYTPMEFKTLNKNNLIPDDRANFYPLQQTNVYTTTYYPSPLNKHSFRPEASPGQRCFPNS; encoded by the exons GCCACAGAGTGGGCCTCCAATGAGGACACGCGTCGCTCCTGCCAAAGCAAAGGGAAGACTGAG GAGGAATGTCAGAACTACGTGCGAGTCCTGATTGTCACTGGCCGGAAAGTGTTCATGTGTGGGACCAATGCCTTTTCCCCAGTGTGCTCCAGCAGACAG GTGGGGAACCTCAGCCGGACCATAGAGAAGATCAATGGTGTGGCCCGCTGCCCCTACGACCCGCGCCACAACTCCACAGCTGTCATCTCCTCTCAGGGGGAGCTCTACGCGGCTACCGTCATCGACTTCTCAGGTCGGGACCCCGCCATCTACCGAAGCCTGGGCAGTGGGCCACCTCTTCGCACCGCCCAATATAACTCCAAGTGGCTCAATG AGCCAAACTTTGTGGCAGCCTACGACATCGGGCTGTTCGCCTACTTCTTCCTGCGGGAGAACGCGGTGGAGCATGACTGCGGACGCACGGTGTATTCTCGTGTGGCCCGAGTATGCAAGAATGACGTGGGCGGCCGCTTCCTGCTGGAGGACACGTGGACCACGTTCATGAAGGCCCGGCTCAACTGCTCCCGCCCGGGCGAGGTCCCCTTCTACTACAACGAGCTGCAGAGTGCCTTCCACCTGCCTGAGCAGGACCTCATCTATGGGGTCTTCACCACCAACGT AAACAGCATTGCCGCTTCTGCTGTCTGCGCCTTCAACCTCAGTGCCATCTCCCAGGCTTTTAATGGCCCATTTCGCTCCCAGGAGAACCCCAGGGCTGCCTGGCTCCCCATCGCTAACCCCATCCCCAACTTCCAG TGCGGCACCCTGCCAGAGGTGGGCCCCAACGAGAACCTGACAGAGCGAAGCCTGCAGGACGCACAGCGCCTTTTCCTGATGAGCGAAGCTGTGCAGCCGGTAACGCCCGAGCCCTGTGTCACCCAGGACAGCGTGCGCTTCTCACACCTCGTAGTAGACCTTGTGCAGGCCAAGGACACGCTCTACCACGTGCTCTACATCGGCACGG AGTCGGGCACCATCCTCAAGGCACTGTCCACGACGAGCCGCAGCCTCCGCGGCTGCTACCTGGAGGAGCTGCACGTCCTGCCCCCCGGGCGCCGCGAGCCCCTGCGCAGCCTCCGCATCCTGCACAGCGCCCGCGCGCTCTTCGTGGGGCTGAGCGACGGCGTGCTGCGGGTCCCGCTGGAGAGGTGCGCCGCCTACCGCAGCCAGGG GGCATGCCTGGGGGCACGGGACCCATACTGCGGCTGGGACGGGAAGCAGCAACGTTGCAGCACGCTTGAGGACAGCTCCAACATGAGCCTCTGGACGCAGAACATAACCACGTGTCCT GTGCGGAATGTGACTCGGGATGGGGGCTTCGGCCAGTGGTCACCATGGCAACCATGTGAGCACTTAGATGGGGACAATTCAGGCTCTTGCCTTTGTCGGGCCCGAGCCTGTGACTCCCCCCGACCCCGCTGTGGGGGCCGAGACTGCCTGGGGCCAGCCATCCACATTGCCAACTGTTCCAG GAATGGGGCGTGGACGCCGTGGTCCTCGTGGGCCCTGTGCAGCACGTCCTGTGGGATCGGATTCCAGGTCCGCCAGCGAAGTTGCAGCAACCCTGCTCCCCGCCACGGGGGCCGAATCTGCGTGGGCAAGAGCCGGGAGGAGCG GTTCTGTAACGAAAACACGCCTTGCCCGGTGCCCATCTTCTGGGCGTCGTGGGGTTCCTGGAGCAAGTGCAGCAGCAACTGTGGGGGTGGCGTGCAATCGCGGCGGCGGTCCTGTGAGAACGGCAACTCCTGCCCAGGCTGCGGCGTG GAGTTCAAGACGTGCAACCCAGACGGCTGCCCGGAAGTGCGGCGCAACACCCCTTGGACACCTTGGCTGCCGGTGAACGTGACTCAGGGCGGGGCGCGGCAGGAACAACGCTTCCGCTTCACGTGCCGCGCGCCCCTGCCCGACCCCCACGGCCTGCAGTTTGGCCGGAGGAGGACGGAGACCAGAACCTGCCCCGCGGATGGCTCGGGCGCCTGCGACACCGATG CCCTGGTGGAGGATCTCCTGCGCAGCGGGGCCACTTCCCCGCACTCTGTGAGCGGGGGCTGGGCCGCGTGGGGCCCGTGGTCGTCCTGCTCCCGGGACTGCGAGCTGGGCTTCCGTGTCCGCAAGAGAACGTGCACGAACCCGGAGCCCCGCAACGGAGGCCTGCCATGCGTGGGCGACGCTGCCGAGTACCAGGACTGCAACCCCCAGGCTTGTCCAG TGCGGGGTGCTTGGTCCTGCTGGACTTCATGGTCCCCATGCTCAGCGTCTTGTGGTGGAGGCCACTATCAACGAACACGTTCCTGCACCAGCCCCGCGCCCTCCCCGGGCGAGGACATCTGTCTTGGTCTGCACACAGAGGAGGCGCTGTGTGCTACACAGGCTTGCCCAG AAGGCTGGTCACCGTGGTCTGAGTGGAGTGCATGCACTGAGGACGGAGTCCAAAGCCGCAGCCGGCACTGTGAGGAGCTGGTCCCAGGGCCCAGCACCTGTGCTGGAAACAGCAGCCAGAGCCGCCCCTGCCCCTACAGCGAGATTCCTG TGATCCTGCCTGCCTCTAGCATGGAGGAGGCCACCAGCTGTGGAG ggtTCAGTCTTATCCACCTGGTAGCCACAGGTGTCTCCTGcttcctgggctctgggctgctgaCCTTGGCGGTGTACCTGTCCTGCCAGCACTGCCAGCGCCAGTCCCAGGAATCCACACTCGTCCATCCTGCCACCCCCAACCACCTGCACTACAAGGGTGGGGGCACCCCCAAGAACGAGAAGTACACGCCCATGGAGTTCAAG ACCCTGAACAAGAATAACCTGATCCCTGATGACAGAGCCAATTTCTACCCACTGCAGCAGACCAATGTGTACACAACCACCTACTATCCCAGCCCGCTGAACAAACACAGCTTCCGGCCTGAGGCCTCACCTGGACAACGGTGCTTCCCCAACAGCTGA
- the SEMA5B gene encoding semaphorin-5B isoform X1, which translates to MVFLGPLAVTLLPPSLTLLVFHLSSSQDVVTEPSSEQQLCTLREHPTVAFADLKPWVFNFTYPGARDFSQLALDPSRNQLIVGARNYLFRLSLANVSLLQATEWASNEDTRRSCQSKGKTEEECQNYVRVLIVTGRKVFMCGTNAFSPVCSSRQGELYAATVIDFSGRDPAIYRSLGSGPPLRTAQYNSKWLNEPNFVAAYDIGLFAYFFLRENAVEHDCGRTVYSRVARVCKNDVGGRFLLEDTWTTFMKARLNCSRPGEVPFYYNELQSAFHLPEQDLIYGVFTTNVNSIAASAVCAFNLSAISQAFNGPFRSQENPRAAWLPIANPIPNFQCGTLPEVGPNENLTERSLQDAQRLFLMSEAVQPVTPEPCVTQDSVRFSHLVVDLVQAKDTLYHVLYIGTESGTILKALSTTSRSLRGCYLEELHVLPPGRREPLRSLRILHSARALFVGLSDGVLRVPLERCAAYRSQGACLGARDPYCGWDGKQQRCSTLEDSSNMSLWTQNITTCPVRNVTRDGGFGQWSPWQPCEHLDGDNSGSCLCRARACDSPRPRCGGRDCLGPAIHIANCSRNGAWTPWSSWALCSTSCGIGFQVRQRSCSNPAPRHGGRICVGKSREERFCNENTPCPVPIFWASWGSWSKCSSNCGGGVQSRRRSCENGNSCPGCGVEFKTCNPDGCPEVRRNTPWTPWLPVNVTQGGARQEQRFRFTCRAPLPDPHGLQFGRRRTETRTCPADGSGACDTDALVEDLLRSGATSPHSVSGGWAAWGPWSSCSRDCELGFRVRKRTCTNPEPRNGGLPCVGDAAEYQDCNPQACPVRGAWSCWTSWSPCSASCGGGHYQRTRSCTSPAPSPGEDICLGLHTEEALCATQACPEGWSPWSEWSACTEDGVQSRSRHCEELVPGPSTCAGNSSQSRPCPYSEIPVILPASSMEEATSCGGFSLIHLVATGVSCFLGSGLLTLAVYLSCQHCQRQSQESTLVHPATPNHLHYKGGGTPKNEKYTPMEFKTLNKNNLIPDDRANFYPLQQTNVYTTTYYPSPLNKHSFRPEASPGQRCFPNS; encoded by the exons GCCACAGAGTGGGCCTCCAATGAGGACACGCGTCGCTCCTGCCAAAGCAAAGGGAAGACTGAG GAGGAATGTCAGAACTACGTGCGAGTCCTGATTGTCACTGGCCGGAAAGTGTTCATGTGTGGGACCAATGCCTTTTCCCCAGTGTGCTCCAGCAGACAG GGGGAGCTCTACGCGGCTACCGTCATCGACTTCTCAGGTCGGGACCCCGCCATCTACCGAAGCCTGGGCAGTGGGCCACCTCTTCGCACCGCCCAATATAACTCCAAGTGGCTCAATG AGCCAAACTTTGTGGCAGCCTACGACATCGGGCTGTTCGCCTACTTCTTCCTGCGGGAGAACGCGGTGGAGCATGACTGCGGACGCACGGTGTATTCTCGTGTGGCCCGAGTATGCAAGAATGACGTGGGCGGCCGCTTCCTGCTGGAGGACACGTGGACCACGTTCATGAAGGCCCGGCTCAACTGCTCCCGCCCGGGCGAGGTCCCCTTCTACTACAACGAGCTGCAGAGTGCCTTCCACCTGCCTGAGCAGGACCTCATCTATGGGGTCTTCACCACCAACGT AAACAGCATTGCCGCTTCTGCTGTCTGCGCCTTCAACCTCAGTGCCATCTCCCAGGCTTTTAATGGCCCATTTCGCTCCCAGGAGAACCCCAGGGCTGCCTGGCTCCCCATCGCTAACCCCATCCCCAACTTCCAG TGCGGCACCCTGCCAGAGGTGGGCCCCAACGAGAACCTGACAGAGCGAAGCCTGCAGGACGCACAGCGCCTTTTCCTGATGAGCGAAGCTGTGCAGCCGGTAACGCCCGAGCCCTGTGTCACCCAGGACAGCGTGCGCTTCTCACACCTCGTAGTAGACCTTGTGCAGGCCAAGGACACGCTCTACCACGTGCTCTACATCGGCACGG AGTCGGGCACCATCCTCAAGGCACTGTCCACGACGAGCCGCAGCCTCCGCGGCTGCTACCTGGAGGAGCTGCACGTCCTGCCCCCCGGGCGCCGCGAGCCCCTGCGCAGCCTCCGCATCCTGCACAGCGCCCGCGCGCTCTTCGTGGGGCTGAGCGACGGCGTGCTGCGGGTCCCGCTGGAGAGGTGCGCCGCCTACCGCAGCCAGGG GGCATGCCTGGGGGCACGGGACCCATACTGCGGCTGGGACGGGAAGCAGCAACGTTGCAGCACGCTTGAGGACAGCTCCAACATGAGCCTCTGGACGCAGAACATAACCACGTGTCCT GTGCGGAATGTGACTCGGGATGGGGGCTTCGGCCAGTGGTCACCATGGCAACCATGTGAGCACTTAGATGGGGACAATTCAGGCTCTTGCCTTTGTCGGGCCCGAGCCTGTGACTCCCCCCGACCCCGCTGTGGGGGCCGAGACTGCCTGGGGCCAGCCATCCACATTGCCAACTGTTCCAG GAATGGGGCGTGGACGCCGTGGTCCTCGTGGGCCCTGTGCAGCACGTCCTGTGGGATCGGATTCCAGGTCCGCCAGCGAAGTTGCAGCAACCCTGCTCCCCGCCACGGGGGCCGAATCTGCGTGGGCAAGAGCCGGGAGGAGCG GTTCTGTAACGAAAACACGCCTTGCCCGGTGCCCATCTTCTGGGCGTCGTGGGGTTCCTGGAGCAAGTGCAGCAGCAACTGTGGGGGTGGCGTGCAATCGCGGCGGCGGTCCTGTGAGAACGGCAACTCCTGCCCAGGCTGCGGCGTG GAGTTCAAGACGTGCAACCCAGACGGCTGCCCGGAAGTGCGGCGCAACACCCCTTGGACACCTTGGCTGCCGGTGAACGTGACTCAGGGCGGGGCGCGGCAGGAACAACGCTTCCGCTTCACGTGCCGCGCGCCCCTGCCCGACCCCCACGGCCTGCAGTTTGGCCGGAGGAGGACGGAGACCAGAACCTGCCCCGCGGATGGCTCGGGCGCCTGCGACACCGATG CCCTGGTGGAGGATCTCCTGCGCAGCGGGGCCACTTCCCCGCACTCTGTGAGCGGGGGCTGGGCCGCGTGGGGCCCGTGGTCGTCCTGCTCCCGGGACTGCGAGCTGGGCTTCCGTGTCCGCAAGAGAACGTGCACGAACCCGGAGCCCCGCAACGGAGGCCTGCCATGCGTGGGCGACGCTGCCGAGTACCAGGACTGCAACCCCCAGGCTTGTCCAG TGCGGGGTGCTTGGTCCTGCTGGACTTCATGGTCCCCATGCTCAGCGTCTTGTGGTGGAGGCCACTATCAACGAACACGTTCCTGCACCAGCCCCGCGCCCTCCCCGGGCGAGGACATCTGTCTTGGTCTGCACACAGAGGAGGCGCTGTGTGCTACACAGGCTTGCCCAG AAGGCTGGTCACCGTGGTCTGAGTGGAGTGCATGCACTGAGGACGGAGTCCAAAGCCGCAGCCGGCACTGTGAGGAGCTGGTCCCAGGGCCCAGCACCTGTGCTGGAAACAGCAGCCAGAGCCGCCCCTGCCCCTACAGCGAGATTCCTG TGATCCTGCCTGCCTCTAGCATGGAGGAGGCCACCAGCTGTGGAG ggtTCAGTCTTATCCACCTGGTAGCCACAGGTGTCTCCTGcttcctgggctctgggctgctgaCCTTGGCGGTGTACCTGTCCTGCCAGCACTGCCAGCGCCAGTCCCAGGAATCCACACTCGTCCATCCTGCCACCCCCAACCACCTGCACTACAAGGGTGGGGGCACCCCCAAGAACGAGAAGTACACGCCCATGGAGTTCAAG ACCCTGAACAAGAATAACCTGATCCCTGATGACAGAGCCAATTTCTACCCACTGCAGCAGACCAATGTGTACACAACCACCTACTATCCCAGCCCGCTGAACAAACACAGCTTCCGGCCTGAGGCCTCACCTGGACAACGGTGCTTCCCCAACAGCTGA
- the SEMA5B gene encoding semaphorin-5B isoform X2 codes for MGFFPPCLDGRPACSRLPLLGQATEWASNEDTRRSCQSKGKTEEECQNYVRVLIVTGRKVFMCGTNAFSPVCSSRQVGNLSRTIEKINGVARCPYDPRHNSTAVISSQGELYAATVIDFSGRDPAIYRSLGSGPPLRTAQYNSKWLNEPNFVAAYDIGLFAYFFLRENAVEHDCGRTVYSRVARVCKNDVGGRFLLEDTWTTFMKARLNCSRPGEVPFYYNELQSAFHLPEQDLIYGVFTTNVNSIAASAVCAFNLSAISQAFNGPFRSQENPRAAWLPIANPIPNFQCGTLPEVGPNENLTERSLQDAQRLFLMSEAVQPVTPEPCVTQDSVRFSHLVVDLVQAKDTLYHVLYIGTESGTILKALSTTSRSLRGCYLEELHVLPPGRREPLRSLRILHSARALFVGLSDGVLRVPLERCAAYRSQGACLGARDPYCGWDGKQQRCSTLEDSSNMSLWTQNITTCPVRNVTRDGGFGQWSPWQPCEHLDGDNSGSCLCRARACDSPRPRCGGRDCLGPAIHIANCSRNGAWTPWSSWALCSTSCGIGFQVRQRSCSNPAPRHGGRICVGKSREERFCNENTPCPVPIFWASWGSWSKCSSNCGGGVQSRRRSCENGNSCPGCGVEFKTCNPDGCPEVRRNTPWTPWLPVNVTQGGARQEQRFRFTCRAPLPDPHGLQFGRRRTETRTCPADGSGACDTDALVEDLLRSGATSPHSVSGGWAAWGPWSSCSRDCELGFRVRKRTCTNPEPRNGGLPCVGDAAEYQDCNPQACPVRGAWSCWTSWSPCSASCGGGHYQRTRSCTSPAPSPGEDICLGLHTEEALCATQACPEGWSPWSEWSACTEDGVQSRSRHCEELVPGPSTCAGNSSQSRPCPYSEIPVILPASSMEEATSCGGFSLIHLVATGVSCFLGSGLLTLAVYLSCQHCQRQSQESTLVHPATPNHLHYKGGGTPKNEKYTPMEFKTLNKNNLIPDDRANFYPLQQTNVYTTTYYPSPLNKHSFRPEASPGQRCFPNS; via the exons atggggttttttcccccctgtttGGATGGAAGACCTGCTTGCTCAAGGCTCCCTCTCCTAGGACAG GCCACAGAGTGGGCCTCCAATGAGGACACGCGTCGCTCCTGCCAAAGCAAAGGGAAGACTGAG GAGGAATGTCAGAACTACGTGCGAGTCCTGATTGTCACTGGCCGGAAAGTGTTCATGTGTGGGACCAATGCCTTTTCCCCAGTGTGCTCCAGCAGACAG GTGGGGAACCTCAGCCGGACCATAGAGAAGATCAATGGTGTGGCCCGCTGCCCCTACGACCCGCGCCACAACTCCACAGCTGTCATCTCCTCTCAGGGGGAGCTCTACGCGGCTACCGTCATCGACTTCTCAGGTCGGGACCCCGCCATCTACCGAAGCCTGGGCAGTGGGCCACCTCTTCGCACCGCCCAATATAACTCCAAGTGGCTCAATG AGCCAAACTTTGTGGCAGCCTACGACATCGGGCTGTTCGCCTACTTCTTCCTGCGGGAGAACGCGGTGGAGCATGACTGCGGACGCACGGTGTATTCTCGTGTGGCCCGAGTATGCAAGAATGACGTGGGCGGCCGCTTCCTGCTGGAGGACACGTGGACCACGTTCATGAAGGCCCGGCTCAACTGCTCCCGCCCGGGCGAGGTCCCCTTCTACTACAACGAGCTGCAGAGTGCCTTCCACCTGCCTGAGCAGGACCTCATCTATGGGGTCTTCACCACCAACGT AAACAGCATTGCCGCTTCTGCTGTCTGCGCCTTCAACCTCAGTGCCATCTCCCAGGCTTTTAATGGCCCATTTCGCTCCCAGGAGAACCCCAGGGCTGCCTGGCTCCCCATCGCTAACCCCATCCCCAACTTCCAG TGCGGCACCCTGCCAGAGGTGGGCCCCAACGAGAACCTGACAGAGCGAAGCCTGCAGGACGCACAGCGCCTTTTCCTGATGAGCGAAGCTGTGCAGCCGGTAACGCCCGAGCCCTGTGTCACCCAGGACAGCGTGCGCTTCTCACACCTCGTAGTAGACCTTGTGCAGGCCAAGGACACGCTCTACCACGTGCTCTACATCGGCACGG AGTCGGGCACCATCCTCAAGGCACTGTCCACGACGAGCCGCAGCCTCCGCGGCTGCTACCTGGAGGAGCTGCACGTCCTGCCCCCCGGGCGCCGCGAGCCCCTGCGCAGCCTCCGCATCCTGCACAGCGCCCGCGCGCTCTTCGTGGGGCTGAGCGACGGCGTGCTGCGGGTCCCGCTGGAGAGGTGCGCCGCCTACCGCAGCCAGGG GGCATGCCTGGGGGCACGGGACCCATACTGCGGCTGGGACGGGAAGCAGCAACGTTGCAGCACGCTTGAGGACAGCTCCAACATGAGCCTCTGGACGCAGAACATAACCACGTGTCCT GTGCGGAATGTGACTCGGGATGGGGGCTTCGGCCAGTGGTCACCATGGCAACCATGTGAGCACTTAGATGGGGACAATTCAGGCTCTTGCCTTTGTCGGGCCCGAGCCTGTGACTCCCCCCGACCCCGCTGTGGGGGCCGAGACTGCCTGGGGCCAGCCATCCACATTGCCAACTGTTCCAG GAATGGGGCGTGGACGCCGTGGTCCTCGTGGGCCCTGTGCAGCACGTCCTGTGGGATCGGATTCCAGGTCCGCCAGCGAAGTTGCAGCAACCCTGCTCCCCGCCACGGGGGCCGAATCTGCGTGGGCAAGAGCCGGGAGGAGCG GTTCTGTAACGAAAACACGCCTTGCCCGGTGCCCATCTTCTGGGCGTCGTGGGGTTCCTGGAGCAAGTGCAGCAGCAACTGTGGGGGTGGCGTGCAATCGCGGCGGCGGTCCTGTGAGAACGGCAACTCCTGCCCAGGCTGCGGCGTG GAGTTCAAGACGTGCAACCCAGACGGCTGCCCGGAAGTGCGGCGCAACACCCCTTGGACACCTTGGCTGCCGGTGAACGTGACTCAGGGCGGGGCGCGGCAGGAACAACGCTTCCGCTTCACGTGCCGCGCGCCCCTGCCCGACCCCCACGGCCTGCAGTTTGGCCGGAGGAGGACGGAGACCAGAACCTGCCCCGCGGATGGCTCGGGCGCCTGCGACACCGATG CCCTGGTGGAGGATCTCCTGCGCAGCGGGGCCACTTCCCCGCACTCTGTGAGCGGGGGCTGGGCCGCGTGGGGCCCGTGGTCGTCCTGCTCCCGGGACTGCGAGCTGGGCTTCCGTGTCCGCAAGAGAACGTGCACGAACCCGGAGCCCCGCAACGGAGGCCTGCCATGCGTGGGCGACGCTGCCGAGTACCAGGACTGCAACCCCCAGGCTTGTCCAG TGCGGGGTGCTTGGTCCTGCTGGACTTCATGGTCCCCATGCTCAGCGTCTTGTGGTGGAGGCCACTATCAACGAACACGTTCCTGCACCAGCCCCGCGCCCTCCCCGGGCGAGGACATCTGTCTTGGTCTGCACACAGAGGAGGCGCTGTGTGCTACACAGGCTTGCCCAG AAGGCTGGTCACCGTGGTCTGAGTGGAGTGCATGCACTGAGGACGGAGTCCAAAGCCGCAGCCGGCACTGTGAGGAGCTGGTCCCAGGGCCCAGCACCTGTGCTGGAAACAGCAGCCAGAGCCGCCCCTGCCCCTACAGCGAGATTCCTG TGATCCTGCCTGCCTCTAGCATGGAGGAGGCCACCAGCTGTGGAG ggtTCAGTCTTATCCACCTGGTAGCCACAGGTGTCTCCTGcttcctgggctctgggctgctgaCCTTGGCGGTGTACCTGTCCTGCCAGCACTGCCAGCGCCAGTCCCAGGAATCCACACTCGTCCATCCTGCCACCCCCAACCACCTGCACTACAAGGGTGGGGGCACCCCCAAGAACGAGAAGTACACGCCCATGGAGTTCAAG ACCCTGAACAAGAATAACCTGATCCCTGATGACAGAGCCAATTTCTACCCACTGCAGCAGACCAATGTGTACACAACCACCTACTATCCCAGCCCGCTGAACAAACACAGCTTCCGGCCTGAGGCCTCACCTGGACAACGGTGCTTCCCCAACAGCTGA